In the Mastomys coucha isolate ucsf_1 unplaced genomic scaffold, UCSF_Mcou_1 pScaffold18, whole genome shotgun sequence genome, one interval contains:
- the LOC116095653 gene encoding preferentially expressed antigen in melanoma-like protein 7 → MSFQDSPTLLSLAVQSLLKNEALAISALQELPRELFPPLFKAAFTGRHTKILKAMVGAWPFPCLPVGALMTVPDVTILQAVLDGVDMQLTRNFHPRRRKLQVLELRNVQHDFWDVSAEPEDRDSSAETMCEKQIPTRPHRYALRQRLKVVVDLHLESDLEEHQIYFLQWAQERRSSLNMCCVKMQISRLSMNIVRKVLKIFQPHCIEELELTTGWTLSTLACFAPCLGQMKNLRKLFLTLVPKKLFKLIWMSTNTQEKKVTKFISQFSKLNCLQHLHMVGLYFLSGHMNELLRCLKTPLEFLSIALIKYSQSDLESFAQCQSLHHLKHLNLSGVILNDLSLVPLRTFLENVADTLKTLELEHCRMTDSQLSALFPALNQCSQLIKVNFYDNDISMAVLKNLLHHTAKLSQLTFESYPAPLECYEFDFVRPEKFVQLSSELKDILCTVRQPQSVSFASQLCLQCLQRCIYDLETRLCHCWQ, encoded by the exons ATGAGCTTCCAGGACTCACCCACACTCCTGAGTTTGGCAGTACAGAGCCTATTGAAGAATGAAGCCTTGGCCATCTCTGCTCTACAGGAGCTGCCCAGGGAGTTGTTCCCACCACTCTTCAAGGCAGCCTTCACTGGCAGACACACGAAGATACTGAAGGCAATGGTCGGAGCCTGGCCCTTTCCTTGCCTCCCTGTGGGGGCACTGATGACAGTCCCTGACGTGACAATATTGCAAGCTGTGCTAGATGGTGTAGACATGCAGCTGACAAGAAATTTTCACCCAAG AAGAAGGAAACTTCAAGTGCTGGAACTGAGGAATGTGCAGCATGACTTCTGGGATGTTTCAGCTGAACCAGAGGatagagacagctcagcagagaCTATGTGTGAAAAGCAAATACCAACACGCCCTCATAGATATGCACTGAGGCAACGTTTGAAGGTGGTCGTTGACCTTCACCTTGAGTCTGATCTAGAGGAACATCAAATTTATTTCTTGCAGTGGGCACAGGAGAGAAGAAGTTCCCTAAATATGTGCTGTGTGAAGATGCAGATTAGTAGATTGTCTATGAACATTGTCAGGAAGGTGTTGAAGATTTTCCAGCCACATTGCATTGAGGAGTTGGAACTGACTACAGGGTGGACGCTGTCCACACTGGCATGCTTTGCACCTTGCCTTGGTCAGATGAAAAATCTTCGTAAACTCTTTCTAACACTAGTCCCTAAGAAACTCTTCAAGCTTATATGGATGTCAACAAACACACAGGAGAAGAAAGTCACCAAGTTCATTTCCCAATTCTCCAAACTCAACTGTCTCCAGCATCTCCACATGGTTGGCCTCTACTTTCTCAGTGGCCACATGAATGAATTGCTCCg GTGCCTGAAGACCCCACTGGAGTTCCTGTCCATTGCTCTCATTAAGTACTCACAGTCAGACTTGGAGTCCTTTGCCCAGTGTCAGAGCCTCCATCATCTCAAACATCTGAATTTGTCAGGTGTCATTTTGAATGATCTGAGTCTTGTGCCTCTCAGAACTTTCCTAGAAAATGTTGCAGACACTCTGAAGACCCTGGAATTAGAACACTGTAGGATGACAGACTCTCAGCTCAGTGCTCTTTTCCCTGCCCTGAATCAGTGCTCTCAGCTCATCAAGGTCAACTTCTATGACAATGACATCTCCATGGCTGTCCTAAAGAACCTTCTGCACCACACAGCCAAGCTAAGCCAGCTGACCTTCGAGTCTTACCCTGCCCCTCTGGAGTGTTATGAATTTGATTTTGTTAGACCAGAGAAATTTGTCCAGCTTTCTTCTGAGCTCAAGGACATACTTTgtactgtaaggcagccccagtcTGTCTCCTTTGCCTCTCAGTTATGCCTTCAATGTTTACAGCGTTGTATCTATGACCTGGAGACCAGACTTTGTCATTGTTGGCAATAA